Genomic segment of Camelus bactrianus isolate YW-2024 breed Bactrian camel chromosome 33, ASM4877302v1, whole genome shotgun sequence:
GGCCGGGGTTAAAGTTCTGGTCCTAGTGAGATGCTGGAAGCTGCGGCCAGAGCTGCAACTCGCCCTGGAGGTGTCTTGTCGCCTGTCGTCGCCGCCGTCGCTGCCGCCGCCACTGCCGCCCTGCCGGGGCCATGTTCGCTCTGGGCTTGCCCTTCTTGGCACTCTTGGTGGCCTCGGTCGAGAGCCATCTGGGGGTTCTGGGGCCTAAGAACGTCTCGCAGAAAGACGCCGTGTTTGAGCGCATCTACGTGGATGAGGTCAACAGCGAGCTGGTCAACATCTACACCTTCAACCATACTGTGACCCGCAACCGGGTGAGGGAAGGGGCTGTGCTGGGGGCTGGTGATGGTGAGTGGGTGAGCAGCCCCGGGCTAGGCGGTCATGTCAGTCCCCGTGAACGGCCGCCCTACTGGGTTTCTCTGAACCACGCTGGACCCTCCTGCCAGCCCTTCTTCCTTTGCCACCAATGTTTTTTCTGCAGCTTCCGCTGGACAGTTTCTGAAGTTGCCTCATTCCCATCTTCTCTTTGATTCCTTCCTTTCCACCAACTGTGGTCTGAGCAGGACTGGCTTGCTCCCTACCCAACACCCAGAATCTGACAGTTCTATGGGGTCTGGGAGCTAGGGGAAGCAGGCTTACTACTGGCCTTGGCCCAGAAAACCGCAGGGGATGAGACAGGCCCAAACTGAAGTGCTCTGCCCAGGGAAGTTATAGCTGAGTTTCCCCAGGGTGTAACTGCTGGGACTTCCCACCTTCAAAAGCCAGCTGTTTAAGTTGAAGGTGGTGAAGATACAGCCAACCTCAGGTAGGGTGGGAGCAGAGAGGGGGTTTGCCTACTGTGGAGAATCTTCCTCACCctgatttctatttcatttcttcccCAACTGTGAGTTGAACATGGCCATAGATAGGTCTGGGAAGTCTAGACACCAGGCACAACTGAGATTTGGAGAACTCTTGCAGCCTGGCTGATGGTCTTAGCTCTCACCAGGACTGGATTTACTAAGAAGCGGTGGAGTTCAGAATgggaatctgattttttttttttttttttcaggttaagGAGGGATTGGGTTTCCCATGGCAGCCAGGATCTGCCTCCAGTGTCTGGTTCTCTGAAGTTTGATCTCTTTCAGCTTagagtcttttctctttttcccccatatCTGGGATCAACCTGAGAGCTGTGGCCTCTCCCCCTCTGGGAGTGCTGCCCTAGGGCTGGGATTCCAGCAGACCAATAACAAGAATTCCCAAGATttacttagttttatttttttctttaagctctGACTGTGCTGTATGGTTTCCTCCATGGTGCCAAAGATATGagtgtctccattttacagagggggaaGTTGAGGTTCAGGGATGTGAAGTGACTTCTCCACAGCCCGATCCCTTGGTCAGAGCTAAGGATAGAACTTggctttcttggctttcagcagcCCTTgtttccccacctccctgcagcTTCTGGCCGCCAGATGAGTTGAATAGGAGCTTCCTGGCTCACAAGGAAAAGATTGGGGAgtgcttctctgtctcctttgtccccgtgtgtacgtgtgtgtacatGCACCTGTGTGTGCAGGCAGGTGCGTCCCATGAACTTGGATAGCAATGGGGTGTCCTGGAGACACCTGAGGTCTCCACTATGTTTCTTGTTCTCTAAGTCCCTTCTGGAGACTGGGGGCTGCTCTGGCAGAAGAAGGGACATAGGAGCTCCCTAGCCTGACTGGgatgggaaaagaacaaagcagttggcttgagggagggcagggctcccAGTCTCTGGAGCCATGTGTTCCTGTGGCGAAAGCAGAATCCCCATAGGCTTGGCTGAGGGCATTTCCATGTCATTCTGCAGACGGAAGGTGTGCGCGTGTCCGTCAACGTCCTGAACAAGCAGAAGGGGGCTCCTTTGCTGTTCGTGGTCCGCCAGAAGGAGGCGGTAGTGTCTTTCCAGGTGCCCTTAATCCTGCGAGGGATGTAAGTAAGACCTGGggaccagggaggggctgggccgaGGCCAGGCCTTGCTCAGACCCTCACTCGGGTGCTCCTCTGTTTCTCCTCCCTGTTCCCTGAGCCAGGAGGCTGGTCAGCGGCCAAGCCAGCCAGCTGCCCAGGAGCTTGTCAGCCTAGCcggggctgggagtgggaggcGGTGGGATCAGAGTGGAGGAACTGGGGCCCTGCCCCTCTGGAGTGGCACGCTGGCTGTCGCAGGACCACAGTCACGTCCTGACTCTGCTTCGGGCCATAGGTTTCAGCGCAAGTACCTCTACCAAAAGGTGGAGCGCACACTGTGTCAGCCCCCCACCAAGAACGAGTCCGAGGTCCAGTTCTTCTACGTGGATGTGTCTACACTGTCACCAGTCAACACCACGTACCAGCTCCGGGTCAGCCGAATGGATGACTTCGTGCTCAGGTCTGTAGGGGAGAATGAGGGGCCACAGGACTGGCCTCCTTCGCCAGCTCCGGGGGTGACCATGGGGGCTCTCCTctgccccacaggactggggaaCAGTTCAGCTTCAATACCacagcagcccagccccaggTAAGACCTCCCAGAGGAGAAATCGGGACGCGTGAAGTTGGGGGTGAGAGTAGTCGGCAGTCTTTGCCAGGAGTATCAGATTGGCTCTTCTCTCcatggagggactctggaaaCAGGAGCTCTGACCCTTaggtggtggtggggagacaGCATGGGAGGTGCAGAGACGTGGGGACTGGCTACCTCTTGGGCACTGTCCTGAGTGCCCAGCTGAAGGttaggggagtggggtgcagaAAATGGGGCTGCTTGTGGTCAAGGCCTTTCTTCCCAGAGAGCCTCCACTGCCCAACCCTGGGAGGATTCACACTGTTTCCTTCTAGAGGGGCAAAGAGAGCATCCTCATGGGATGGGGCTCTCCCCGCCCTCCCTATGCCCTCAGTACTTCAAGTATGAGTTCCCGGAGGGAGTGGACTCAGTCATTGTCAAGGTGACCTCCAACAAGGCCTTCCCTTGCTCAGTCATCTCCATCCAGGATGTTTTGGTAAGCTGCCCATCCTTTTACTCTCCGCCAGGGGATAGCAGGGCTGCTACAGACAGGGGACAGGGCCCAGGTCTCTGCCCATCTGTCTCTCCCCCGTCCCTCTGTAGTGCCCTGTCTATGACCTGGACAACAACGTAGCCTTCATAGGCATGTACcagactatgaccaagaaggcaGCCATCACCGTACAGGTAGGAAATGCGTGTGGCCCTGTGGGGGGTGTGGCCAGGTGATTCGCTTTCCTCACCCTTGCTCCTTTCCCCTGCTCCATTCCTCCCTTCTCACAGGACTGAGTCTTAGCTTGCCAATCCCCGAGACTCTGCATCCCTTGATATATGTGAGCATTGAATCACAATCATAATCGCTTTGGGGGACAGGAAAGAGCATAGTACCCTTTCTGGCCATCATGTCTGCTTCATCCACCACAGCATTGCTGGGAGAGGAGAGTGGCCTGGCTGATGCTGAGGGCTGCCCTTGGCACAGGCTGAAACCTGTGTTGTGGGCAGGGAGCTAGGGGACCATGTGATCACCTCATGACATCCAGTCATGCAACTGATGGAGGCACCGTGCTCCCTCCACTTCTGGCTGATGCTCAGACTGTAACAGCACACCCATGGGTTCCAGGATGTTGGGGCATACCCACGTTCGCCCACCTGGCAGTAGTATAGAGGCAAGGTTTGGGCTCAGGAGCCAGAtagtcctggctctaccacttactagcagTGTGACCCTAAGCTCACTTCGGAGCCTGTTCAACAGGGATGATGGTAGTGCTTACCCATAAGGATCTTTGGGAGGATTAagtaaaatgatatatatatacacacaaagagCTTAGCATAATGTCTGGCCTGAAGTAAGTATTCAGAAAAGGATGGTGCTGGTGATGACAGTCACTGTCATTGTTGTCATCACccccatcctcatcctcatcctcatcttGCAGCGCAAAGATTTCCCCAGCAACAGCTTCtacgtggtggtggtggtgaagactGAAGACCAGGCCTGTGGGGGTTCCCTGCCTTTCTACCCCTTTGTTGAAGGTAAGTTTTGTGCCCTGGGCCTGACTAACAGTGGAGAGGGCTTGGGCACTTCCGGGAAGGTAGAAGAGCCTGCGTGGCTGATTGATGGATCCAATAGGATGTGAGTTTTTGGCCCCAGATACTCCCAGACCTGGTCCCACCAATTCTAGCCAAGGTCCAGACAAGAACTTGTTTGCCCGTTTGACATTTTACTTCCAGATGAACCGGTCGATCAAGGGCATCGCCAGAAAACCCTGTCCGTGCTGGTCTCGCGAGCAGTTACTTGTGAGTGTGGGTGGCTGAGTGGAGATGGCCTGGCCTCTGGCTCTTCTTTCAGGCCTAGGGTAGGGAGTGTTCTCTGAACGGGACGGGTGAGGAGGACCTACTGGAGCAGGctgctggggtgggagaggggagtgtTGTTGGCAGACTTGATGACGGGAGGCGGGAGGTGAGTCCCGGCACAATGCAGTACAGAGCATCATGAGTAAAGACTGAGGTGCTGAGTTCTAGATCTCTCTCTGCCACTTATGAGCAGTGTAATCTCACTGCGTTATAGTTTCCCCATCTCTATAATGGGGGCAATAGAATCTGTCCCATTAGTCTCAGTGGTTTAGCACAAAATTAGTAGGAAAGTACCAGGCCTCATAGtcatgctcagtaaatatttactgagtgattGAATGAAGCCCTTTGTAAACTGACATGTATAAGATAAAAATAAGGGATTGTGATGGGAGGGAAAAGAAGCTGCCTCTCCTACACGGATTCTTTATTCAGCACTTCCGTGTGTCCAGTCCCCGGTCCCGTGTTCCAGCTGCTGACCTTAGGGTGTTCCCGTTTAGAGGGCCCATAGCATGTTGCTGTGCAGGggcctgagggctgggaggggcccaGGCCTGGTCACTGTGGGCGCTCATGGTGCAGGAGGCCTCCTAGAGGGCACAGCTCCTCAGCTGTGTTTTGAAGGTTAAGTCAAGATGGCATTTTGGAGAAAGAAGTAGAGGAGAAAGTTTCTAGCAGAGGAAGCCATGCACAGCTGGGTCATTCCATCCGAGGGGAGAAGCAGCGAGAGATGAGGCTGGGCCCTGTGTGCGTGGCAGGCAGCCTAGGAAAGCGTGGGCCTTTtcccctccccgcttccctccTGCAGCCGAGGCCTACGTTGGCGGTATGCTCTTCTGTCTGGGCATATTTCTCTCCTTCTACCTGCTAACCGTCCTCCTGGCCTGCTGGGAGAACTGGAGGTAAAGTGGAACCGCTGGGTCCTCCCCTGCTCTGGGATGGGTCAGCAGGGGGCGTGGGGGAAGTGGCCTGGCAGGATCTGAGCAGCCCAGATAGTCTCCATCCACGGGGCATAGGAAAGCAGGTCCCTGTTAGGGCCTGTGGTCCATGGGCCTCTCCTCTGGAAACCAACCCCTCCCCTCAACCTTCTTCCCAAGCAGGGAGACCCCACATTGCTTCCCAGCCTGGGAGGACCTCTGGGATAGTGGACAGAGGACATGGTTATGGGGTGGAGAGGGTGGAAGGCGGTCCAGCCCAGCATAGGAGGGATCCTCATCCTGCCCCTCTGGTTGGCCTCTGGATTCTGTCCCTGCAGGCAGAGAAAGAAGACCCTTCTGGTGGCTGTGGATCAAGCCTGCCCAGAAAGCGGTACCTCCAGAGGgtctgggtggggagggcagagttTGCTCTGTGTTTTGGAGGGGAGAGTGGTGATGGTTTCTTTGGGAGTTGGAGGAGGAAGGGCCCACTGGGGGCTTCTGGATGTTCAGGTTGGGAGGAACTCTACAGATGGAAATGGGGCTGGGATAGTGTGACGTCAGTCCCTAACGTGCCTATCTTAAAGGCTGCCACTTGACTCACTCATTTTCTGGGTCTAGCTACACTGTCTGCCTCAGACAATGTGGCTCACCATCTCTGGCATTATTAACCTTtcattctcttcccctttcttgtatccctctctctctctctcctccttcctgcttGGGACCTTCTGTCTCAGCTTCTCTCCTTGGTAAGCTCCCGGCGCTGTGGGCAGAGGAGCTGGAGTCCAGaatgggaagggaggggaagtaCAGGGGTGTCTGGGTGGGACCGGGGCAGGTGATGCTGTCTGTCCTTGCTGTCAGCTCCTTGACCTTTCTGTCTCtcgggggggtggagggggggacAGGGGGTGGCAAGTGTCCTGCTggggcaggtggtggtggtggtgggagtgcGCTGGGTTTGCTGGGATCGGTACTTATTCTTTGCTGCTGCCATGACccctctgtgtctctcttctctggattcttccctccctcttccccctggcTTTCAGCCTGTCTCTGCTTCCAAGGCTGAGGGGACCCTGACTTCTCGTTGCAGGTCACCCCCGGGTCCTGGCCGATCCCTTCCCTGGCAGCTCCCCGTACGAGGGCTACAACTACGGCTCCTTCGGTACGTGTCGGCGCTGGAGCTCGTGCCTGCCCACCCAGCCTGGTCTCCTTCGGCTGCCACCTCCATGGTGGCCTCCTCAGCGCCCCTAGGCATGGGTCCAGAGTCCCCTTCCCAGAGGtctctcctgcctgcctcacCACTTACCATTCCCTGCAGGGAATGGTTCTGGCTCCACCGGATCCACTGACGGTCTGGTTGACAGCGCGGGCCCCGGGGACCTCTCCTACGGTTACCAGGGTGAGTGGGCCAGGCCGGGCAGAGCGGTGCGGTGCAGGGCTGGTGCTGGCTGCGTGAACTGTGATGGTGGGCGGTTGCCTCTGCTGCCAGACGCTGGAACCAGGGAAGGGCTTGctgtctccccacccctctcctccctcgTCCTTTCCTCCTTGGCCCCACTTCCCCGGTAactttccctttcctttgaaGGGCATGAGCAGTTCAAGCGGCGCCTCCCCTTTGGCCAGATGCGGCAGCAGTGCATTGCCATGGGTAGATGTGAGGGGGGAGCACTGCTGTGCCAATCACCTCCTGCCAGGGCAGTTGACTGGAGCCAGCAGGCTCTAGGACCAGACAGATGCTTGGTGCATGGCTTCCCCATCTAATGCCAATAATTGCTAGCTTGTGTGTCTTTTGAGATAGGCAGGCACTGGCCCCTGATGCTAGCAGGCTGGCACCCCAGCTATCTCCAGGCTGCGTGTTCTGGTTTGCTGTTGTGTTTCCCAGCATTCTACTCCCTGGCTTGCTGGGGAGGGCTCGTGGGCAGGAGTGTCCTGTCCTGGTCTCTGGGGACTCTGGTCAGGCAAGGTTGCAGGAGGAATCTTCTGAAAGCATgagaaaagaacaagataaaggAACAGGTGTTCTCCCCAGAGGCATCCTCTCACCCTTACCTGCACTCCAGGGCCCCTGGGTCTTTATCCAGTAGGGGCCAAGGCAGTGTCTTCTCAGAACACACACAGCTGGCGTCTTCTAATCAGAGTGACTTCTGATTCAGTCCTGCTGCTCATGTCTGGGGCCCGAGGTCTGCTGGGTGTCCTGGCTGGGAAGCCCTAGCTCAGTGACGGGGCAGGGCTGGAATGGTCCCTGTTTGGTGGCCTCTTCACAGACCCCATCCTTGTTCCCCTCAAAGACTTAGGAGCACCTGATTCCTCTTTCCCAGGCCTGAGaccacctccaccccagctccGAGCCTACAATTTGCCTCTTACTACTGCCTAGTAATTGTGACAATTGCCCCAGGTGGGTGTGGACAGACCTTGGGTTCTGGGCCCACCAGCTAATCCTTTCCCTCTGCCTGCCTCAGACCGCTCCCTTGACCCCATGGGCACTCGGCCACGACTGGACTCCATGAGCTCTGTGGAGGAGGACGACTATGACACGTTGGCCGACATCGACTCAGACAAGAATGTCATTCGCACCAAGGTCTGACACCGGGCGGGCTGCCCCTGGTCAGGGGGGGCCCAGGGAAGGGAGATTCTGTATTCAGCCCCAGCAGTGGCATGTTAGGGAagcaagaggaagaagaagaggaggaggagggtggcatGTTAGGGAAGCAAAGAGAAAGAGCTCAGCCGGGGTGGCGTGGATGCCAGGGGAACTGACCGCTCCCAGCCCTCCCAACTATTTGGCCAGCAGCAGTGGGTGAGCCCAGAGCCCTGCCCGCCGGAATCGTGGCCCCCTTATCCTCCCCTAAGCTGGGCGAGAGGGGCTTCTCCCAGGCAGTGGGGAAGGAGGCTCACTCCAGCTTCTCCCCAGCAATACCTCTACGTGGCTGACCTGGCCCGCAAGGACAAACGTGTCCTGCGGAAGAAGTACCAGATCTACTTCTGGTGAGTGGGCGGAGCAGGCCGGGCGGCGCGGGGTGGTGGGGTCTCGGTTTCTCGGTCTTGCCGCCTCACTGCCGCCCTCCCACTCCTCAGGAACATCGCCACCATTGCCGTCTTCTATGCCCTTCCTGTGGTGCAGCTGGTGATCACTTACCAGACGGTGAGTGGGCAGGGGCCGGCTCCCAGGCCCGGTGCTAAGTGCTTTCGCGGGGCTGCGGGCTCGCCTCTGCCACAGTTTGGGACATGGCCCCAAGTGCAGAGCCTTCCACAGGTCACAGGTCACCGGCCCTGGGTTCTAATACCAACTCTTCCTTACCAGCTGGGTGGCCCTGAGCAAGTCACtcaacttccctgagcctcagttggTTCATCTGCACCGCGGGGGCAGCACGTGGGATTGTGGCACCTTCTCAGGTTCCCTTTCATTATGAAACAAGACTTTGTAAGTCTtggtttcccttccttcttctctgtccTATGGAGCATGAACCTCAGTCACAGTCATGCTTCAGGGTTTTTGGCCGCATCTAGCAAGGGTGGCGGTGACTGTACCAAAAGTGGGACTTGCTGGTGTCATTGGTGCTGGCTGTGGTGGCACCCCCTACCTGTTGCGGAACTGGTGGTGGCGCGGGCTGTGGGCTGAGCCAGGCACCCTAGCGGCCC
This window contains:
- the SIDT2 gene encoding SID1 transmembrane family member 2 isoform X4, with the protein product MFALGLPFLALLVASVESHLGVLGPKNVSQKDAVFERIYVDEVNSELVNIYTFNHTVTRNRTEGVRVSVNVLNKQKGAPLLFVVRQKEAVVSFQVPLILRGMFQRKYLYQKVERTLCQPPTKNESEVQFFYVDVSTLSPVNTTYQLRVSRMDDFVLRTGEQFSFNTTAAQPQYFKYEFPEGVDSVIVKVTSNKAFPCSVISIQDVLCPVYDLDNNVAFIGMYQTMTKKAAITVQRKDFPSNSFYVVVVVKTEDQACGGSLPFYPFVEDEPVDQGHRQKTLSVLVSRAVTSEAYVGGMLFCLGIFLSFYLLTVLLACWENWRQRKKTLLVAVDQACPESGHPRVLADPFPGSSPYEGYNYGSFGNGSGSTGSTDGLVDSAGPGDLSYGYQGHEQFKRRLPFGQMRQQCIAMDRSLDPMGTRPRLDSMSSVEEDDYDTLADIDSDKNVIRTKQYLYVADLARKDKRVLRKKYQIYFWNIATIAVFYALPVVQLVITYQTVVNVTGNQDICYYNFLCAHPLGNLSAFNNILSNLGYILLGLLFLLIILQREINHNRAVLRNDLYALECGIPKHFGLFYAMGTALMMEGLLSACYHVCPNYTNFQFDTSFMYMIAGLCMLKLYQKRHPDINASAYSAYACLAIVIFFSVLGVVFGKGNTAFWIVFSIIHIIATLLLSTQLYYMGRWKLDSGICRRILHVLYTDCIRQCSGPLYVDRMVLLVTGNIINWSLAAYGLIMRPNDFASYLLAIGICNLLLYFAFYIIMKLRSGEKIKLIPLLCIVCTSVVWGFALFFFFQGLSTWQKTPAESREHNRDCILLDFFDDHDIWHFLSSIAMFGSFLVLLTLDDDLDTVQRDKIYVF
- the SIDT2 gene encoding SID1 transmembrane family member 2 isoform X1 — translated: MFALGLPFLALLVASVESHLGVLGPKNVSQKDAVFERIYVDEVNSELVNIYTFNHTVTRNRTEGVRVSVNVLNKQKGAPLLFVVRQKEAVVSFQVPLILRGMFQRKYLYQKVERTLCQPPTKNESEVQFFYVDVSTLSPVNTTYQLRVSRMDDFVLRTGEQFSFNTTAAQPQYFKYEFPEGVDSVIVKVTSNKAFPCSVISIQDVLCPVYDLDNNVAFIGMYQTMTKKAAITVQRKDFPSNSFYVVVVVKTEDQACGGSLPFYPFVEDEPVDQGHRQKTLSVLVSRAVTSEAYVGGMLFCLGIFLSFYLLTVLLACWENWRQRKKTLLVAVDQACPESGHPRVLADPFPGSSPYEGYNYGSFGNGSGSTGSTDGLVDSAGPGDLSYGYQDRSLDPMGTRPRLDSMSSVEEDDYDTLADIDSDKNVIRTKQYLYVADLARKDKRVLRKKYQIYFWNIATIAVFYALPVVQLVITYQTVVNVTGNQDICYYNFLCAHPLGNLSAFNNILSNLGYILLGLLFLLIILQREINHNRAVLRNDLYALECGIPKHFGLFYAMGTALMMEGLLSACYHVCPNYTNFQFDTSFMYMIAGLCMLKLYQKRHPDINASAYSAYACLAIVIFFSVLGVVFGKGNTAFWIVFSIIHIIATLLLSTQLYYMGRWKLDSGICRRILHVLYTDCIRQCSGPLYVDRMVLLVTGNIINWSLAAYGLIMRPNDFASYLLAIGICNLLLYFAFYIIMKLRSGEKIKLIPLLCIVCTSVVWGFALFFFFQGLSTWQKTPAESREHNRDCILLDFFDDHDIWHFLSSIAMFGSFLVLLTLDDDLDTVQRDKIYVF